The following DNA comes from Ascaphus truei isolate aAscTru1 chromosome 1, aAscTru1.hap1, whole genome shotgun sequence.
aggcccagaaatgtgatttatcccttgttataacctgtaaatgtattttcccctgttccattgtaatgtctggtttaatcagtgtctgcataacacaaccactgggacttaaggggttaatcttatatgcagtgctgaataaacagttaccggaaaactggtaatttgggaacggagtaagccagcaccctgagtcttggggtgcagcctcaggggaaccccccaagtacccacatattaaaaatataactttgtcataaggggaacatatatttttgatgaagtgcctgTCTGGGGCAGTTTttgaaatgtacaggcagaatgctaatggtgtgctaatgcagAATGCCTGCCCCTTTTGTAATGCATGAAGAACCAAATGCTGTGACTCATATGAGTCTattcacttgcctatgcaagcttcctctctggaagtgcatatcAAAAAGACCCAGAGTAAGGGAGGTGTGAATGGGCCAGCTGGATGCTAATAGGACATCTTGCTAGAAGTTACCTAGCCCTGATCAAAGGGTAATTACCTAATTGCTATGCGGGACCCAGGGAAGCTAGAGGGGGGGTGAGCATTATAACTCACACCTTACAGCAAAAGGTATCCTGCCCTGAGTGATCTgcaaccaggtgacaaatgtcctccctgcttcaaagggctTAGTgagggggggctaccccaagcaggAAATccgaatgagtgaccttattaaatataagaatattatgagatgtccttggctgaacatgctaagagttacatatgtgtattcgtgggatttaGCCCATCTTTTGAGTCTAAACACTTTATATCTAACAGCTACTaagtgccagatattaatatctctattaattttcatattacactgtaatgtttggtctctctgaaagcgccaggtgtgacggaatgtattaatattgttTGCCTGCCTGTATGTTACTCTGAACGGAAGTTAGgaagtgatttgcagtaaatatgaaattttggttgagttctgagaaactgcaacccccctgttatgataatgagcaggaaggctagaatttacatagcctggtcatcaaagactaaattgctaattgtttatgctttGCCTAGGGACCAAGGGAAATTTTGTTTGTAAAGGTGGTACTTCACACTTCCATGGAAGCCAAaagagcttcaaagactttttgctagccgtcgcggcacctagggttaaagagatgagtttgacatagtatataagtcaaagccaccctttacccattgtcttcatgcaaatgatcttcatgcctgcatgtcatcaggcctgttgtgctataccatcttgattgctgagaagaaatgccatgcaatgtcttgggctgattgctgtatgaaactgccagtccagatgggactgttttcgttattttcatcttttaagtaagtgtctatattttgctgttatttgtacattttttgtgtgttcacctttatcaaggaataaattacattttatcatatctaagtctcgtcccagttcaaacccaggtatatatatttttatatatagttttggtgtaaattacagcctgtcataagctaccgtgacaatatgTGACTGcattttcctctctcccttgctcACCTGGCTTTCCATAAGTAAAAGATTCTTACAGGACCAGTTATTATATCTGGATACTGAGTGGGGGATTCTCTGTGTTTCAGGTGCCTATAAAGTGTGACGATGTTGCTGTCTATTTCTCAATGGAGGAATGGGAGTATTTAGAAGGGCACAGGGTGTCTTACAAGAATATGATGGAGAATCTCCAGAACCTCAGCTCACTGGGTAAGAGGAGGTTTCTCTCATTGTAATAGGGATGTCAGTCCTGTGGGGATCCAGCAAACAGGAGCTCAGGTTACACTTTGTATTCTTTCTTCTTTGCAATTTTAACTCTGTCTGTGTTTCTCTAATCTGTCTTTCACTGTCACCTGAGTACTCCTGGAGTTATTCCACATACAGaagtagcagatgttattacacCATTAACGCACACAATAAGGAGTTAAATAATgtgttttcaatagcactactgTGAAATAACACATTGCGTTAATGGGTGCCATAACCTCTACATCTGTACCAGACATATATAACTTATACTTGTATATAACCACTTATGTAACTGGCAAAGGCCAAAGCACCTACCTATTGCAATCAGGGATGTGTATTTTATACCAACGGAAATGTACAACTAGAAATGTTGGCTTACAATAATGTATTAGAATACgaaaaaatgttgtatggtgctctaaagaaaAAGCAACAAAGTAGTAAGCTTAAAAATTGGAAAATTAACCCATTCAGTAGATAGCTGTCCAAAAAGATGTATGACTGGTATACTATGATCCCACGTAGCACGGTAGTAAGGATATAATCATAAACACCTGCCGATGACCagttcaccttgataaagggctatctatagtccgaaacgcgttggtgttttttgtttgttattttattcGATTAAATTAGCTTtaatttttattgtgggaacgcactcTTGTCGTTATTTGCTGATTTGCcagcactggatgtagtgctccgttttttctcccctctccttcaTAAAATAATGTATTATTGAACTTCTTTACTCAATGTGCATTTCTTTCCAACAGATGGATCCATGAGCAGTAACACACCTGCAGAATGTCACACCCCTCTCTGCTCACCAGAGTGTGTAAAGGAAGAGAACAGTGTTATTACAAGTGATCAGGGAGAAAATTGCTTGCGGCGAATTAAACCAAGCAAAAGACGGAGAAACACTGTGAGAACTATGGCTAAGGAATCAACTTCATGGGAAGAAGGAAATCTCACAGCCTCCCACATTTATACTCCCAGAGAACATACAGGGACAGAATATGCAGCTACTCATATTAAGGAGCGTGACAAAGGACACGCCAATGCACAGACAATTCACAAGAACTTGTCAGTAATGAAGTATGAGAGcagtgaatgtggtgaaaactttAATAGTGAAACTGCTTATACAATTCACCAAATCAAACACACCACAGTGAAGCTGTACAAGTGCTCTGAATGTCAGAAATGCTTTACTGCTAAATCACTTCTGGTTAGACATCAGataattcacacaggagaaaagccatttgtttgctctgaatgtgggaaatgttttaacaGGAACTCAAGTCTTGTTatacatcagagaattcacacaggagcgaaaccatttgtttgctctgtaTGTGGAAAATGTTATAAAACGAACTTCTATCTTATTCAACATCAGAAACTTCACAGAGGAGAGAAGTCGTTTCTTTGTTCTGAATGTAAAATCTGCTTTAGTAGTAAGGGTGATCTTAATAGGCACAGGAGGAACCACACAGGAGAAaagccatttgtttgctctgaatgtgggaaatgttttaccaggaactcAAGTTTCCTTACACATCAGAGACTTCATGCAGGAGCTAAATCATTTCTTTGCTCCGAGTGTGGAAAAGGTTATAACCGGAAGATGTATCTTATTCTACATCAGAAAATTCACAGAGGAGAGAAGTCGTTTCTTTGTTCTGAATGTGAAATAAGCTTTAGTTGTAAGGGTGATCTTACCAGGCACAGGAGGATCCACACAGGAGAAaagccatttgtttgctctgtatgtgggaaatgttttaa
Coding sequences within:
- the LOC142468087 gene encoding uncharacterized protein LOC142468087 isoform X1, which codes for MNKDNKPMAEKILDHTLEIIYLLTGEDCIVVKKHGEHVTDSSRPCVPEGFCRSQRPDMDHPTNSLIHERSNDKKLMSEKILELTNKIIHLLTGEVPIKCDDVAVYFSMEEWEYLEGHRVSYKNMMENLQNLSSLDGSMSSNTPAECHTPLCSPECVKEENSVITSDQGENCLRRIKPSKRRRNTVRTMAKESTSWEEGNLTASHIYTPREHTGTEYAATHIKERDKGHANAQTIHKNLSVMKYESSECGENFNSETAYTIHQIKHTTVKLYKCSECQKCFTAKSLLVRHQIIHTGEKPFVCSECGKCFNRNSSLVIHQRIHTGAKPFVCSVCGKCYKTNFYLIQHQKLHRGEKSFLCSECKICFSSKGDLNRHRRNHTGEKPFVCSECGKCFTRNSSFLTHQRLHAGAKSFLCSECGKGYNRKMYLILHQKIHRGEKSFLCSECEISFSCKGDLTRHRRIHTGEKPFVCSVCGKCFNRNYRLVEHQRSHTEEKHVPYSD
- the LOC142468087 gene encoding uncharacterized protein LOC142468087 isoform X2, whose protein sequence is MNKDNKPMAEKILDHTLEIIYLLTGEVPIKCDDVAVYFSMEEWEYLEGHRVSYKNMMENLQNLSSLDGSMSSNTPAECHTPLCSPECVKEENSVITSDQGENCLRRIKPSKRRRNTVRTMAKESTSWEEGNLTASHIYTPREHTGTEYAATHIKERDKGHANAQTIHKNLSVMKYESSECGENFNSETAYTIHQIKHTTVKLYKCSECQKCFTAKSLLVRHQIIHTGEKPFVCSECGKCFNRNSSLVIHQRIHTGAKPFVCSVCGKCYKTNFYLIQHQKLHRGEKSFLCSECKICFSSKGDLNRHRRNHTGEKPFVCSECGKCFTRNSSFLTHQRLHAGAKSFLCSECGKGYNRKMYLILHQKIHRGEKSFLCSECEISFSCKGDLTRHRRIHTGEKPFVCSVCGKCFNRNYRLVEHQRSHTEEKHVPYSD